From a single Tindallia magadiensis genomic region:
- a CDS encoding EF-Tu C-terminal domain-related protein, whose translation LELVELEIRDLLSEYDFPGDDTPIFKGSALKALEDPDGEWAERIVEMFKEVDAYIPEPERDVDKPFLMPVEDVFSITGRGTVATGRVERGTVKVQEEVQLVGLSEEPRKLVVTGVEMFRKLLDFAQAGDNIGLLLRGVQRDEIERGQVLAKPGSINPHTKFKAEVYVLKKEEGGRHTPFFDGYRPQFYFRTTDVTGSIKLPEGVEMVMPGDNITMDIELISPIAVEEGLRFAIREGGRTVGAGVVADIHE comes from the coding sequence CTAGAACTAGTAGAACTAGAAATCCGAGACCTATTAAGCGAATACGACTTCCCAGGAGACGACACACCGATCTTCAAAGGAAGCGCCCTAAAAGCATTAGAAGATCCAGACGGCGAGTGGGCAGAGCGCATCGTAGAAATGTTTAAGGAAGTAGACGCCTACATCCCAGAACCAGAAAGAGATGTAGACAAACCATTCCTAATGCCAGTAGAAGACGTATTTTCCATCACTGGACGAGGAACCGTAGCGACAGGTCGAGTGGAAAGAGGAACGGTAAAAGTACAAGAAGAAGTACAACTAGTAGGACTATCAGAAGAACCGAGAAAACTAGTAGTAACCGGAGTAGAAATGTTTAGAAAGCTGTTAGACTTTGCACAAGCCGGAGATAACATTGGATTATTGCTAAGAGGAGTCCAACGAGATGAAATCGAAAGAGGACAAGTACTAGCAAAGCCAGGAAGCATCAACCCACACACAAAATTCAAAGCCGAAGTATACGTATTGAAAAAAGAAGAGGGTGGCCGACACACACCATTTTTCGATGGATACCGTCCACAATTCTACTTTAGAACAACAGACGTAACTGGAAGCATCAAGCTACCAGAGGGAGTAGAGATGGTAATGCCAGGTGACAATATAACCATGGACATTGAATTAATCTCTCCAATAGCTGTAGAAGAAGGACTAAGATTTGCGATCCGAGAAGGTGGCCGAACCGTAGGGGCAGGCGTTGTTGCTGATATTCACGAGTAA